A stretch of the Thiocystis violascens DSM 198 genome encodes the following:
- the fmt gene encoding methionyl-tRNA formyltransferase translates to MAYPAMNNTRVIFAGTPEFAVPSLAALLDAGLDVVAVYTQPDRPAGRGQKLQASPVKALAQARAIPVFQPESLKRDADAVTQLRALDADLMVVVAYGLLLPVAVLEAPRLGCLNVHASLLPRWRGAAPIQRAVLAGDALAGVCIMGMEAGLDTGPVYHRVETPIGPRETGGSLHDRLATLGASALLAALPGVLDGSSVPEPQDDALATYARKLTKEEARIDWTQPADAIERQVRAFDPWPVAQTSLDGAVLRVWDAEADEGATPPAAPGEVVATDKTGIIVATSRGTLRITRLQPAGKKPMSATDFLNARHLDGLRLG, encoded by the coding sequence GGAACGCCCGAGTTCGCGGTCCCGAGTCTCGCCGCCCTGCTGGACGCCGGACTGGACGTCGTCGCGGTCTACACGCAGCCGGACCGCCCGGCCGGACGCGGACAAAAGCTCCAGGCGAGCCCGGTCAAGGCGCTGGCCCAGGCCCGTGCCATCCCGGTTTTTCAGCCCGAAAGCCTGAAACGGGACGCCGACGCGGTGACCCAACTGCGCGCACTCGATGCCGACCTGATGGTGGTGGTGGCCTATGGGCTGCTTCTCCCGGTCGCGGTTCTGGAAGCGCCCCGTCTCGGCTGTCTCAACGTGCATGCCTCGCTGCTCCCGCGCTGGCGCGGCGCGGCGCCGATCCAGCGCGCGGTACTCGCCGGGGACGCGCTTGCCGGGGTCTGCATCATGGGGATGGAAGCCGGTCTCGACACCGGTCCAGTCTATCATCGCGTCGAGACGCCGATCGGCCCGCGCGAAACCGGCGGCAGTCTCCATGACCGGCTCGCGACCCTGGGCGCCAGCGCACTGCTCGCGGCGCTCCCGGGGGTTCTCGACGGTTCGTCCGTCCCCGAGCCCCAGGACGACGCGCTCGCGACCTACGCGCGTAAGCTCACCAAGGAGGAGGCGCGCATCGACTGGACCCAACCCGCCGACGCCATCGAGCGTCAGGTGCGCGCCTTCGACCCCTGGCCGGTCGCGCAGACCAGCCTGGACGGCGCGGTCCTGCGCGTCTGGGATGCCGAGGCCGACGAGGGGGCGACGCCCCCGGCCGCTCCCGGAGAGGTCGTCGCCACCGACAAAACCGGCATCATCGTGGCGACCAGCCGGGGCACGCTGCGCATCACCCGTCTTCAGCCCGCCGGGAAAAAACCCATGAGCGCAACGGATTTCCTCAATGCACGACACCTGGACGGGCTGCGGCTTGGTTGA
- a CDS encoding DUF4390 domain-containing protein, translating to MSGGHATRSRRALALSLVFSLLTWAILSSALAGDDFEFRQSQIRLEDGIYYLDATMDSAFSEEALEALNNGVPLTIIIHLQIRRVNAWLWEDSLLDRQMRYAIRYKPLSERYEVYRLPGTSGRGFETREAAIRALGELQNVQLIAQDKLDEEEEYEIQIKVFLDIEELPLPLRPMAYLKPSWKLSSGWSKWPLSP from the coding sequence ATGAGCGGGGGACACGCAACTCGGTCGCGGCGCGCGCTGGCACTGAGTCTGGTGTTCTCGCTCCTGACCTGGGCAATCCTGTCATCCGCCCTTGCGGGAGATGACTTCGAGTTCCGGCAATCCCAAATTCGACTTGAGGACGGAATCTACTATCTGGATGCCACCATGGACTCGGCGTTCAGCGAGGAGGCCCTGGAGGCGCTGAACAATGGGGTTCCCCTGACGATCATCATCCATCTGCAAATCCGGCGCGTCAACGCCTGGCTGTGGGAAGACAGTCTGCTGGATCGGCAGATGCGCTACGCCATCCGCTATAAGCCATTGTCCGAACGCTACGAGGTGTATCGCCTGCCGGGCACCAGCGGACGCGGATTCGAGACCCGTGAGGCCGCGATCCGCGCGCTAGGCGAACTCCAGAATGTGCAACTGATCGCGCAGGACAAACTGGACGAGGAAGAGGAGTACGAGATCCAGATCAAGGTCTTTCTGGACATTGAGGAATTACCCCTGCCGCTGCGCCCCATGGCCTATCTCAAACCGTCCTGGAAGCTCTCCAGCGGGTGGAGCAAGTGGCCGCTAAGCCCCTGA
- the rsmB gene encoding 16S rRNA (cytosine(967)-C(5))-methyltransferase RsmB — protein MHDTWTGCGLVDPGQHASPGTPAGAEARAAAALNLHRVRDQGQSLTRVLQQPQAARAPADQPLIQEMTYGALRLLPRLEALAGRLLNRPVKKSDRDLEALILIGLYQLIAMKIPAHAAVSATVDASRLLGKPDKAPLVNALLRRFLRERETLLAEIEHEPGARWLFPDWLLTRLRRDWPEDWERIVDASNARPPMALRVNRLRASLSDYADQLAAAGIAARPVPGCEMGLILDRPHATRDLPGFERGLVSVQDSGAQLAAHWLDATPGQRVLDACAAPGGKTAAILERADNALDLIAIDSDASRLDTVRATLDRLGLTASVIQADAAAPQGTWTERPFDRILLDVPCSATGVIRRHPDIKWLRRDRDIPELAATQAAMLDAIWPLLAPGGRLLYATCSLLAEENHEQIAAFLSRQPEARERDLPTASGQTCPRGRQWLPTPDGSDGFYYAIIERVSA, from the coding sequence ATGCACGACACCTGGACGGGCTGCGGCTTGGTTGATCCTGGACAGCACGCAAGTCCAGGCACTCCCGCTGGCGCCGAAGCGCGCGCGGCCGCCGCGCTCAACCTGCATCGGGTCCGCGATCAGGGTCAATCGCTGACGCGGGTTCTCCAACAGCCCCAGGCCGCGCGCGCGCCCGCCGATCAACCTTTGATCCAGGAGATGACCTACGGGGCGCTGCGACTGCTGCCCCGACTGGAGGCGCTGGCCGGACGTCTGCTCAATCGCCCCGTCAAGAAATCCGACCGGGATCTGGAGGCGCTGATCCTGATCGGGCTGTATCAGCTCATCGCGATGAAAATTCCGGCGCACGCCGCCGTGTCGGCCACCGTCGACGCCAGCCGCCTCCTCGGCAAGCCGGACAAGGCACCGTTGGTCAATGCGCTGCTGCGGCGGTTCCTGCGCGAACGCGAGACCCTGCTGGCCGAGATCGAGCATGAGCCCGGCGCCCGCTGGCTCTTTCCCGACTGGCTGCTGACCCGCCTGCGCCGCGACTGGCCCGAGGATTGGGAGCGCATCGTCGACGCCAGCAACGCGCGTCCACCGATGGCCCTGCGGGTCAATCGCCTACGTGCCAGCCTGAGCGATTACGCCGACCAACTCGCCGCCGCCGGCATCGCCGCGCGCCCCGTCCCAGGGTGCGAGATGGGTTTGATCCTCGACCGCCCCCACGCCACCCGCGATCTCCCCGGTTTCGAGCGCGGGCTCGTGTCGGTGCAGGACAGCGGCGCCCAACTCGCGGCCCACTGGCTCGACGCTACCCCTGGACAGCGCGTCCTCGACGCCTGCGCCGCGCCCGGCGGCAAGACCGCCGCCATCCTGGAGCGGGCCGACAATGCCTTGGATCTGATCGCCATCGACAGCGACGCCTCGCGGCTCGACACCGTGCGCGCGACCCTCGACCGGCTCGGCCTAACGGCCAGCGTCATCCAGGCCGATGCCGCCGCTCCCCAGGGCACCTGGACCGAGCGCCCCTTCGACCGCATTCTGCTCGATGTCCCCTGCTCCGCCACCGGCGTGATCCGCCGCCATCCGGACATCAAATGGCTGCGGCGCGACCGCGATATTCCCGAACTCGCTGCGACGCAGGCGGCGATGCTCGACGCCATCTGGCCCCTGCTCGCGCCCGGCGGACGCCTGCTCTACGCGACCTGTTCGCTGCTGGCCGAGGAAAACCACGAGCAGATCGCCGCTTTTCTGTCCCGTCAGCCGGAGGCGCGCGAACGGGATCTGCCGACCGCTTCAGGCCAGACCTGCCCTCGCGGGCGTCAATGGCTGCCGACGCCGGACGGGAGCGACGGTTTTTACTATGCGATCATCGAGCGAGTGTCCGCATGA